The Cellvibrio polysaccharolyticus genomic interval TCGGAAGGTGCTGCGCTGCGCGGTGGCGTTCCGGTTTGCCTTCCCTGGTTTGGCCCTCACGAAACCGACAGCCAGGCCGCCAAACACGGCTTTGCTCGCAATAACGTATGGCAACTGACCTCAGCCAGCACCTCCACAGACAACACCGTTGAGTTGCTGTTCAGCTTTGCGAGTCAAAATCACCCGCTGTTTCCCCAGGCATTTTCGGCAAGCCTGCGCTTTTCATTGGGCGCATCGGCCAAACTGGAATTGACGGTCAACAACGACAGCGAAAATGACTTCACTACCAGCTGGGCACTACACAGCTACCACCCGGTGAGCAATCTGGCGGCAGTAGAAATCCCGGTTCTGGCCGGAAAAACCTACCTGGACAATCTCGAAAAACACGCCAGCAAGCAACAACATGGCCCGCTGCAATTCCACGGCGAAGTAGATCGCGTATTCCCGGCGGTTAGCGAAAGTCTGGTTATTGAAAACTCCCAACCACGCATCCGCATTGATCACCACAACGCCCCCAGCGTGGTCACCTGGAACCCGGGCGCTGCCAACGCTGCCAACATTGCCGATATCGGCGCCGGCCAGGAACAACACTATATCTGCATGGAACGCGGTGCCGTACTGACCGAAAAATGGACAGTGCCCGCTGGAAAATCCGTCAGTGGCTGGTTGGAAATTACAAAACTCTGACGGATTTTATTAAATTGTGGGCATAGTCTTTAACAGCAGGTAATTCAATAACGGGTTGATCAGGAGCCTCGAAAAAGAGGCTCTTGTAATTGGCAGCCTTAACAATAAAACGATCAACCGCCTGAACGACCCCTGGTGATTTTATCTATGACGCAATCTCGACCTGGCAACGCTTATTTTCCGCACATTGACGGGTTGCGAGGCGTTGCCATTCTGGCCGTTTTACTCTTTCACCTGGACATTGCCCTGTTTAGCGGCGGTTTTATCGGGGTTGATGTTTTTTTTGTCATTAGCGGCTTTTTAATCACATCGCATATACGCAACCTGATAGAGAAAGATCGTTTTTCCCTGGCAGACTTTTACGTGCGCCGGGCGCGTCGACTGCTGCCCGCCTTACTTTTCACCCTTGCGCTAACATTGATAGCCGGCTGCATACTTTTTTCTGCATCACAACTGGAAGCGCTGGGAAATAGTGCTTTGCAGGCACTCTTCTCGGTCGCCAATATATTTCTCTGGTTAGAATCCGGTTATTTTGGTACTGACGCGGCAATGAAACCCTTGCTGCATATGTGGAGCCTTTCCGTTGAAGAGCAATTTTATCTGGTCTGGCCGTTCTATTTATTATTTTTCGCCAGGCGCTGGTCAATTGCGGTATTAATTATTCCCGGTGCCATTTCACTGGTTTGCGCCCAGTACTGGTTATTGCACGACAGCTCGATGGTTTTCTTTATGATGCCATTTCGAATTTGTGAATTTGCCCTTGGCGCGATGGCCTTTTATTTATATCAATCACAAATAAAAACCCGGGCGCTACGGGAAGGCGTCTCACTTATTGCCCTGGCCCTGATTTTAACACCGGTATTTATTTACCAGAAAGACACACTATTCCCAGGCTTGAGCGCTATGATTCCGGCACTGGGAACCGCACTATTGATTCACTCAACGGCCAACACATCCACTGCAAGGCTACTTGGGAGCAGCCTGCCACGCTTCACAGGACTGATTTCCTATTCCGCTTATTTATTGCATTGGCCATTGATCGTTATTTACAAGTACGCTTTTTTCCCGGTGCTCACATGGACCGCTCAATTGTCGATTGCGGTATTAAGTTTCGGTGGCGGCTATTTGATGTACCGCTTTGTAGAAACACCTTTTCGAAAAAAATCCGGTCACCATTTCAAAATCTCAGGAAAAACGCTGGCGCTCACTCTGCTTCTGTCCGCCGGCATTATTACCGCAAGCAGCCTGATTATTATCCAGAGTGACGGTTGGCCCTCGCGGTTTGGTGCCAATCAGTTTACCCAGGAAAAAATCGAAGAAGGTATGGGTGATCGTTTCCGGCTTTTGTCCAGATTGTGCAAAACACGCGCATCGGATAACTGCCAAGTGCCCTCTCCCGATAAAACCAACAACGTTTTGATTATGGGAGACAGCCATGCTCCCGATGCCCTTAATATGTTTTTAACGGCATTTCCTGAAAAGCATTATGTAATGGATACTTTGCCTGGCGGTTGTCCGCCGCTTATTGCCGAAGATCAGAGTCTGTTAAGCCCTCAACATCCTGATCGTCAAAAATGCATTGATCACAACCGGAAAATACTGTCGGCTGATTATTTGAAAGATTTTGATCAGGTTATTATCAGTGTTTACTTTGATTGGTACCGGGCAGAAAATTTGGCCAAAACTCTTGAGGCAATTGAGGCGCTGTCGGATGCAAATATCATTGTGCTCGGCAATTACATCGTGCTGAACCGGGGCATGGCGGAGCTGGTTAACCAGCAAATAGATATTCGTCAATCGCAGGAATTTATCAAGAGCTTTGCCTTGTACGAACAGGAATTGAAAACCTTGCCGTCAGATCGGGTGGTATTTATCAGCAAAAAAGCATTGTTGTGTGACGGCGATGATATTGGCAGTTGCCGACTGTTTTTTAACAACAAACCTTTCAGCTGGGATGAACATCACCTGAGCCTGCAAACCGGTATCTATCTGGGCCAGAAACTCAAAGAACGATACCCTGAGTTTCCTGTGCCGGCCAGGCCACATTAAGCTGCCCTCCGAAAACACTTTCGCGCCTGGCGAGCTTTAAAATCGGGATATCCCAAGGCTTCACATTAGCCTGACAGATGAAACCCGTCGCCAGCGCCCTGGATTGCCATTCCCGTGATATCCCTCACTGCATCCGGCCGGGCCCCGCCGGATTTTTAACACCGGGAGCCCCCGGTTTTCCCTGCCAATTCCAACCAGCGACCACAGCAAGAAAGTCGGGATTCCTTAATGAGGAACGGCTACTGAAGTGCTGACTTCGAGTAACCATTCCAGGCATTTTCCATCAAGGAAAATATGTTTCATGCGACAAAAATGTAAACGGTTACTTAATATCATGCGATATTTGAGATTTTCAATGGCAGTAAGCCCTAAAATAGTCCACCACTAAAAAACAATTAAGTTACTGATAATAAACAATAATAGATATTTATTAGCCCCAAGCCGTATTGCATTGCCAACACTTCTTTAAAAATTTTAACCTTTTTCACGTAAAACGGTTGTAAACGATTACATAATCTAACATTATTACGCCCGTTTCTGGATTTCAGCATCCAACAACATAAAAGCAATAAGCGATAAGTAATAAACAAAGGTGTTCCGCCTATTCATTGAGTAACCACATTCCATTGACGGGTCGTCCCTGCTGGCAATCATCCTGCTGTTTTTCCGCAGCGATAAGGCTGATCGGGGTTGTCTGTGACATGTTATGGGGTTCAACCATTACGAGGATTTCATGGGCTCTCCACATTTTAAAAAAACCATTTTGTCATCTTGTGTCGCTGCTTTGTCGGTAGCGGTATTGGCCAGCCCGGCAATTGCGCAGAACGCAGGTGTGGACGGGGGCTCGGTTGAAGAAATCGTAGTTACCGGTATTCGCGGCTCGCAGAAAGCGGCTGTAGATGTAAAGCGTAATTCTGCTGTGATTGTGGATTCAATCGTTGCGGAAGATATCGGGAAATTACCCGACGTAACCATCGCCGACTCCTTGCAGCGTGTATCCGGCGTGCAAATTGACCGCGAAGCCGGTGAAGGCTCAAGCCTGAACGTGCGCGGTATGCCGCAGGTACTGACTACATTAAATGGAGAAGCTTTCCTTAGCCCATGGTCCCTTACCAAGGTTAGCGCTAACTACTCCGACATCCCTGCCTCCATGGTTGCCGGCGTAGACGTTATTAAATCCCAGTCTGCATCCACTGCTGCGGGCGGTATTTCCGGTGTAATTGATCTGAAAACCCGCCGCGCTCTGGATATGGAACAGGGTTGGACTGGCACCGCTGCACTGGAAACCTCTGAAGGCTCCATTACCAAAGATGCCAACCACGACGTTAATGCTTTCGTAGCCTGGAATAATGGCGACCTCGGCTTCACCTTTGGCGCATTCAGCTCGCTGACCAACGCAGCCAACTATCAAATGTACGAAGACTCACGTCTGGGCTTCGTGAACGCCGGTGGCGACCCGCTGGATTTGAATGGCGACGGCAACACCACTACTGACCGCTATCTGGTACCGGCAGGTTATGGCGTAAAAGCTTATGTAATGGAGCGTGAGCGCGAAGGCTTTGCCACCTCGTTCCAATCCCGCCTGAGTGATTCATTAACATTCACCGGTGAAGTTTTTTACACCAAAATGGACCAATACGATCGTGGTGTAGAAACACAATTTAATGGTAGCCGCGACTCCAACTATGATGTGTTGCGTCCAGGGTCTGTCACTACCAAAGAGACTGTAGTGCGCGGCACTGGCAATACACCGGATCGGGTAATCAACTCGCTGCAAGTCGCTGTCGTTGAAGCGCCGGATTTCCAGGCAACTACCAAAAGCAAACAAAACCACACTGACGCAATCAACAGCAACTTCGAATTGGCGTTTGATTCAGGCGAAGCCTTCAAAGGTTCTGTGCGCTATATCCACGCTGAAGCGAACAGAAAATCGGAAGAAGCCAGTTTTCAACAAGGTACACCTGCCTGGTATTGGATTGATGCCGATAACGATGGCGTAAATGATCCACGCGATCCTTTCCTGGTCACTGTGGATTACACCAAAGAATATCCAACCTTTACGTATGGCGATGATTTGTCCAGCATCGACCGTTTGAATTTGTTCCAGGCAGCTGCCTTTGAACAAAAAGACGAAGCGACCATGGATGTATTGCGCGCTGACGGCTCCTATGAATTTGAAGTTGCTGACTTCAAATCGTTTGATTTCGGTGTGCGCGTGGATCGTCGCGATGTAAAAACTACCAAATCCGACTATATGACCCCCACTGGCCGTTACTCAACCTGGGCAGACCCGGCCGTTCCTGAAGAACTGCAATTCAAGGAATTGCCAGGCGATTATGTATGGCAACGCTACCCGGATTGGTACGACTTCAAAGGCAATGCTGACATGGGGCAAGCACCCTTCGACAACTTGAAATCCCAGCTGATTTCCTACAACGATTTCGGTCCGTTTAACGGCTTTGAATCAGGTGTGGCGGCGTTGAATCCAAAGTCTCTGGATAACGTCAATGGCTTTATGAATTCACTTTACCCTGGCGCCACCAAATTTGCCGACCCGGCAAAGGCTTACTCGGTTGTTGAAGATTCTGCGTCGATCTATTTCCAGGGCAACTTTGAAAATGACCAGGGTCTGTTTGGTATTCCTTATGCCGGTAACCTCGGTTTAAGAGTTGTTGAGACCAAGCGTGAAGTGGTAAACAGCACTTACGCTGCTGGTGCCGTTCCAGCACCAGGCAGCTACTACGGTGGTGGTGCAGAAGCTGCAATGGGCAAACCACCAGCCGGCTGGCAGGTAATGTATAAGCAGCTGGGTACAAAGACTACGAAAACATCCTTCACCGATGTTTTGCCAGCGGCGAACATCAGCTTCTTCCCAACGGATGATGTGATTGTGCGTTTCGGCTACAACAAAACCATGAGTCAAAACGACCTGGTTAACGTTGGCGAAGACGAAGTTCTCTGGTATCAGGAATACAAGGTTTATACCCCGGACGGTACGCGTGAAGATGCCGAAGGCAAATACAACGTAGTGACCAGCCCGGGCGGTGGTAACCACCAGGGTAATCCGAATGTTAAACCCTGGCGCGCGGACAACTGGAACGCCTCTGCCGAATGGTATTTTGCAGAAGGCAGCATTCTGGGCATAGGTGTGTTCCTGATTCAGGTAGATACCGCGACTGAAACCTTGCAGGAAGCGCGCACCTATCCGGATTCCGACGGCGTGGTTCGCCGTACCGCTAACGTGTGGACGACCCAGAACGTATCGGCCTCTGACCTCGCCGGTTTCGAAGTGGGCTACAAGCAATCCTTTGATTTCCTGCCGGGCATCTTCGGTAATACCGGTGTTGAATTTAACTACACCTATTCCGATAGTGACTCGGGCGATGAAGATCTGGAAGGCAAAAGCTTCCCGCTGCAATCCAACTCGGAGCATCAGTACAACGCCATATTGTGGTACCAGGGTGAAAAACTCAGCTCGCGTATTGCTTACAACTGGCGCAGCGATATTTTCCAGGGTCGTGTTGGCTTGAACACCAACGAAGCCCCCATCAGTATGGGTAACTGGACTGAAGCAGCAGGCTATCTGGACGTGTCCGTTAACTATGATGTTATCGACAACGTAACGGTGTATGTTCAAGGTACCAACCTGACAGAAACCAACTATCGCAACTACGCACAATTCGAGAATCAGTTCCACTCGTTATCTGTGCAGGAGCGCCGGATTGCTGCCGGTATTCGTGTACGTCTGTAATCTACTCGCTTGATGGCCGGCGCTTGCCGGTGACGACAAAAAACCCCGCTCGATAAATTCGAGCGGGGTTTTTATTTACGTAAAAAA includes:
- a CDS encoding TonB-dependent receptor, giving the protein MGSPHFKKTILSSCVAALSVAVLASPAIAQNAGVDGGSVEEIVVTGIRGSQKAAVDVKRNSAVIVDSIVAEDIGKLPDVTIADSLQRVSGVQIDREAGEGSSLNVRGMPQVLTTLNGEAFLSPWSLTKVSANYSDIPASMVAGVDVIKSQSASTAAGGISGVIDLKTRRALDMEQGWTGTAALETSEGSITKDANHDVNAFVAWNNGDLGFTFGAFSSLTNAANYQMYEDSRLGFVNAGGDPLDLNGDGNTTTDRYLVPAGYGVKAYVMEREREGFATSFQSRLSDSLTFTGEVFYTKMDQYDRGVETQFNGSRDSNYDVLRPGSVTTKETVVRGTGNTPDRVINSLQVAVVEAPDFQATTKSKQNHTDAINSNFELAFDSGEAFKGSVRYIHAEANRKSEEASFQQGTPAWYWIDADNDGVNDPRDPFLVTVDYTKEYPTFTYGDDLSSIDRLNLFQAAAFEQKDEATMDVLRADGSYEFEVADFKSFDFGVRVDRRDVKTTKSDYMTPTGRYSTWADPAVPEELQFKELPGDYVWQRYPDWYDFKGNADMGQAPFDNLKSQLISYNDFGPFNGFESGVAALNPKSLDNVNGFMNSLYPGATKFADPAKAYSVVEDSASIYFQGNFENDQGLFGIPYAGNLGLRVVETKREVVNSTYAAGAVPAPGSYYGGGAEAAMGKPPAGWQVMYKQLGTKTTKTSFTDVLPAANISFFPTDDVIVRFGYNKTMSQNDLVNVGEDEVLWYQEYKVYTPDGTREDAEGKYNVVTSPGGGNHQGNPNVKPWRADNWNASAEWYFAEGSILGIGVFLIQVDTATETLQEARTYPDSDGVVRRTANVWTTQNVSASDLAGFEVGYKQSFDFLPGIFGNTGVEFNYTYSDSDSGDEDLEGKSFPLQSNSEHQYNAILWYQGEKLSSRIAYNWRSDIFQGRVGLNTNEAPISMGNWTEAAGYLDVSVNYDVIDNVTVYVQGTNLTETNYRNYAQFENQFHSLSVQERRIAAGIRVRL
- a CDS encoding D-hexose-6-phosphate mutarotase; this encodes MSVLSSATLALIEQSPFLQLVSSRDRYPAAPGEGLPLLEVKTSAFEAVIAFQGAHLLSFVPTRGEDLLWLSPNCNFSEGAALRGGVPVCLPWFGPHETDSQAAKHGFARNNVWQLTSASTSTDNTVELLFSFASQNHPLFPQAFSASLRFSLGASAKLELTVNNDSENDFTTSWALHSYHPVSNLAAVEIPVLAGKTYLDNLEKHASKQQHGPLQFHGEVDRVFPAVSESLVIENSQPRIRIDHHNAPSVVTWNPGAANAANIADIGAGQEQHYICMERGAVLTEKWTVPAGKSVSGWLEITKL
- a CDS encoding acyltransferase family protein; translation: MTQSRPGNAYFPHIDGLRGVAILAVLLFHLDIALFSGGFIGVDVFFVISGFLITSHIRNLIEKDRFSLADFYVRRARRLLPALLFTLALTLIAGCILFSASQLEALGNSALQALFSVANIFLWLESGYFGTDAAMKPLLHMWSLSVEEQFYLVWPFYLLFFARRWSIAVLIIPGAISLVCAQYWLLHDSSMVFFMMPFRICEFALGAMAFYLYQSQIKTRALREGVSLIALALILTPVFIYQKDTLFPGLSAMIPALGTALLIHSTANTSTARLLGSSLPRFTGLISYSAYLLHWPLIVIYKYAFFPVLTWTAQLSIAVLSFGGGYLMYRFVETPFRKKSGHHFKISGKTLALTLLLSAGIITASSLIIIQSDGWPSRFGANQFTQEKIEEGMGDRFRLLSRLCKTRASDNCQVPSPDKTNNVLIMGDSHAPDALNMFLTAFPEKHYVMDTLPGGCPPLIAEDQSLLSPQHPDRQKCIDHNRKILSADYLKDFDQVIISVYFDWYRAENLAKTLEAIEALSDANIIVLGNYIVLNRGMAELVNQQIDIRQSQEFIKSFALYEQELKTLPSDRVVFISKKALLCDGDDIGSCRLFFNNKPFSWDEHHLSLQTGIYLGQKLKERYPEFPVPARPH